Proteins encoded by one window of Ovis canadensis isolate MfBH-ARS-UI-01 breed Bighorn chromosome 14, ARS-UI_OviCan_v2, whole genome shotgun sequence:
- the ERFL gene encoding ETS domain-containing transcription factor ERF-like: MDCSCVSDLLFAPPALPALWTPGFAFPDWAYKPESSPGSRQIQLWHFILELLQKEEYQGVIAWQGDYGEFVIKDPDEVARLWGIRKCKPHMNYDKLSRALRYYYNKRILHKTKGKRFTYKFNFSKVVLVNYPLLDVAAATTGSPLLLTPGPFGGAPGPDAPPLTPETLQTLFAPRLGEPGARAPLFTPETDKLRLDSPFPFLGSGATGYSKPPGLLGHFGRAFPEHPWNFGPYLTGPFPKLPPPLYPPHFYPNPLASSLGHLPSAGAGGSPTATPLLAATGEGLGPERPAGLAVAQRLALPGAGGPEAALGGKEDSDSELEITDVSGCSSDSDGDEGLPVPPKAKAGKGGVGS, from the exons atggactgtagctgcgtTTCCGACCTTCTCTTCGCCCCACCCGCCCTGCCGGCTCTCTGGACCCCTG GCTTTGCCTTCCCGGACTGGGCCTACAAGCCGGAGTCGTCCCCCGGCTCCAGGCAGATCCAGCTGTGGCACTTTATCCTGGAGCTGCTGCAGAAGGAGGAGTACCAGGGCGTCATCGCCTGGCAGGGGGACTACGGGGAGTTCGTCATCAAGGACCCCGACGAGGTGGCTCGGCTCTGGGGCATCCGGAAGTGCAAGCCTCACATGAATTATGACAAGCTGAGCCGGGCTCTGCg CTACTACTACAACAAGCGGATTCTCCACAAGACCAAAGGGAAGAGGTTCACCTACAAGTTCAATTTCAGCAAAGTTGTGCTCGTCAATTACCCGTTGTTGGATGTGGCGGCCGCCACCACGGGATCCCCGCTTCTGCTGACCCCTGGTCCCTTTGGGGGAGCCCCTGGCCCAGAtgctcctcccctcacccccgaG ACCCTGCAGACCCTGTTTGCTCCACGCCTGGGAGAGCCGGGGGCCCGGGCACCCCTTTTCACCCCCGAGACAGACAAACTGCGTCTAGACAGCCCTTTCCCATTTCTGGGCTCTG GTGCCACTGGCTATTCCAAGCCCCCTGGCCTGCTGGGGCACTTCGGCCGCGCCTTCCCTGAGCACCCCTGGAACTTCGGCCCGTACCTCACTGGCCCCTTCCCTAAGCTGCCCCCGCCTCTCTACCCACCACACTTCTACCCCAACCCCCTGGCCAGTTCCCTGGGCCACCTGCCCTcagcaggggcagggggcagccCCACTGCCACGCCCCTGCTGGCCGCCACTGGGGAGGGCCTGGGCCCGGAGCGCCCCGCGGGCCTGGCTGTGGCCCAGCGCCTGGCGCTGCCGGGGGCCGGGGGTCCAGAGGCCGCGCTGGGCGGGAAGGAGGACAGCGACTCGGAGCTGGAGATCACCGACGTCAGTGGCTGCAGCTCTGACAGTGACGGCGACGAGGGCCTCCCTGTGCCCCCCAAGGCCAAGGCGGGCAAAGGCGGGGTTGGCAGCTGA